The proteins below are encoded in one region of Silene latifolia isolate original U9 population chromosome 2, ASM4854445v1, whole genome shotgun sequence:
- the LOC141627124 gene encoding uncharacterized protein LOC141627124, with protein sequence MADPRACVAAGWARPERGKVKINVDAGVKEGVGTSWGIVCRGADGMMLWGATIQARALYHPTLVEAVAILSGLQEAASRGIRRLIVEEDCEVVIEDLKKRRTGRNDIFLVYYDILKLCRRFDDVSFSFVRRSWNKVAHGYAHVLSWEEGRRSWEGVFPPSITALADADLINT encoded by the coding sequence ATGGCTGACCCGAGGGCGTGTGTGGCAGCGGGATGGGCGAGGCCTGAGAGGGGTAAGGTGAAGATTAATGTTGATGCGGGAGTTAAGGAGGGAGTCGGGACGAGTTGGGGCATCGTATGCAGGGGCGCGGATGGGATGATGTTATGGGGTGCGACAATCCAGGCTCGAGCTCTGTACCACCCTACTTTGGTGGAAGCAGTGGCTATTTTGTCCGGGTTACAGGAAGCTGCATCAAGAGGCATTCGGAGGTTGATAGTAGAAGAGGATTGTGAAGTGGTCATAGAAGATTTGAAGAAGAGAAGGACAGGGCGCAATGATATTTTTCTTGTTTATTACGATATTTTGAAACTTTGTCGTAGGTTTGATGATGTTAGTTTTTCTTTTGTGCGTAGAAGTTGGAATAAGGTGGCACATGGGTATGCTCATGTTTTGTCGTGGGAAGAGGGTCGACGCAGCTGGGAAGGTGTATTTCCTCCCTCTATAACGGCTTTGGCAGATGCAGATTTAATTAATACTTAG
- the LOC141627148 gene encoding uncharacterized protein LOC141627148, giving the protein MKLIKACNNFIILLVEKYNGRFWYIVLFYGAPSVHMWASVFLDLEQWIDTCKLPFLIVGDFNQVDYRCDKLSASQRPIEGAEEFNLWKLRNELVDIPFKGPRFTWCNNRKGEKRVYERLDKAMGSKDWLSLFPDTGLKHYPIQISDHAPIEVDLNLTRMAGKRPFKLDAWALDFEECLEKVRLVWGTTDGGSPAYRLTRKLTRVRSCVKKWTLDKKAEWNAKWDDFDGQLEHGINVACNGGGEEEYTRVNEELRAYATAAAKFWKQRAKIKWTSEGGYLHKILL; this is encoded by the coding sequence atgaaattaaTCAAGGCTTGCAATAATTTTATTATCCTTTTAGTAGAAAAATATAATGGACGTTTCTGGTATATTGTGCTCTTCTATGGTGCTCCGAGTGTTCATATGTGGGCATCGGTTTTCTTGGATTTGGAACAATGGATTGATACGTGTAAACTTCCCTTCCTTATAGTTGGGGATTTTAATCAAGTTGATTATCGGTGTGATAAATTAAGTGCTAGTCAACGACCAATTGAAGGTGCGGAGGAATTTAATCTCTGGAAATTAAGGAATGAACTTGTGGACATTCCTTTTAAGGGACCGCGATTTACATGGTGTAATAAtagaaagggagaaaagagggttTATGAAAGGTTGGACAAAGCTATGGGGTCTAAGGATTGGTTGTCCCTATTTCCGGATACGGGTCTCAAACACTATCCGATTCAAATTTCGGATCATGCCCCGATTGAGGTTGATCTAAATCTCACTCGCATGGCGGGAAAAAGACCTTTTAAATTAGATGCCTGGGCTTTGGATTTTGAGGAGTGTTTGGAAAAGGTTCGGCTTGTTTGGGGCACTACGGATGGTGGTTCTCCGGCGTATCGTCTAACGAGGAAGCTAACCAGAGTGCGGAGCTGCGTTAAAAAATGGACTTTGGATAAGAAAGCGGAATGGAATGCTAAGTGGGATGATTTTGATGGGCAGCTAGAGCATGGGATTAATGTAGCGTGCAATGGGGGAGGGGAGGAGGAGTATACGAGAGTGAACGAGGAGCTCCGGGCATATGCGACTGCTGCAGCAAAGTTTTGGAAGCAACGGGCAAAGATTAAGTGGACAAGTGAGGGGGGATACCTGCACAAAATTCTTCTTTAA